One Setaria viridis chromosome 7, Setaria_viridis_v4.0, whole genome shotgun sequence genomic region harbors:
- the LOC117864236 gene encoding putative pentatricopeptide repeat-containing protein At3g11460, mitochondrial isoform X1, with translation MVATPWPPPPPPPPAAASHMAITQAFADALRSCGARGALSGARALHGRLVAVGLASAVFLQNTLLHSYLSCGALTDARRLLQADIAHPNVITHNVMLNGYAKLGRLSDAVELFDRMPARDVASWNTLMYGYFQSRQHLAALETFVSMHQSGGTSPNAFTFSCAMKSCGALGWHGLALQLLGMVQKFDSQDDTEVAASLVDMFVRCGDVDIASRLFVRVENPTIFCRNSMLVGYAKTYGVDCALELFDSMPERDVVSWNMMVSALSQSGRVREALDMVVEMYSKGVRLDSTTYTSSLTACARLSSLGWGKQLHAQVIRNLPRVDPYVASALVELYAKSGCFKEAKGVFNSLRDRNNVAWTVLISGFLQYGCFTESVELFNQMRAELMTLDQFALATLISGCCSRMDLCLGRQLHSLCLRSGQIQAVVVSNSLISMYAKCGNLQSAECIFRFMNERDIVSWTSMITAYAQVGNITKAREFFDGMSTKNVITWNAMLGAYIQHGAEEDGLKMYSAMLCEKDVRPDWVTYVTLFKGCADLGANKLGDQIIGGTVKVGLILDTSVANAVITMYSKCGRILEARKVFDFLNVKDIVSWNAMVTGYSQHGMGKQAIEIFDDLLKSGAKPDYISYVAVLSGCSHSGLVQEGKSYFDMMKRVHNISPGLEHFSCMVDLLGRAGHLTEAKDLIDKMPMKPTAEVWGALLSACKIHGNNELAELAAKHLFELDSPDSGSYMLMAKIYADAGKSDDSAQVRKLMRDKGIKKNPGYSWMEVGNKVHTFKADDVSHPQVIAIRNKLDELMGKIASLGYVRTESPRSEIHHSEKLCVAFGLMTLPDWMPIHIMKNLRICSDCHTVIKLISSVTDREFVIRDAVRFHHFKGGSCSCGDYW, from the coding sequence ATGGTGGCGACcccatggccgccaccgccgccgcctcctccggcggctGCCTCCCACATGGCGATCACGCAGGCGTTTGCCGACGCGCTGCGCTCGTGCGGTGCGCGCGGCGCGCTGTCCGGCGCCCGCGCGCTGCACGGCCGCCTCGTCGCGGTGGGCCTCGCGTCCGCCGTCTTCCTCCAGAACACGCTCCTCCACTCCTACCTCTCCTGCGGAGCCCTTACTGACGCCCGCCGCCTGCTGCAGGCGGACATCGCCCACCCCAACGTCATCACCCACAACGTCATGCTGAATGGGTACGCCAAGCTCGGCCGTCTGAGCGATGCCGTGGAGCTGTTCGATCGAATGCCCGCCAGAGATGTGGCCTCGTGGAACACGCTCATGTACGGATACTTTCAGAGCCGACAGCACCTGGCTGCTCTGGAAACCTTTGTGTCCATGCACCAAAGTGGGGGTACGTCGCCAAATGCGTTCACATTCAGTTGTGCCATGAAGTCTTGTGGTGCCCTTGGATGGCACGGTTTGGCGCTGCAGCTTCTTGGGATGGTTCAGAAGTTCGATTCCCAGGATGACACTGAGGTAGCAGCTTCTCTTGTCGACATGTTTGTGAGATGCGGAGATGTGGATATAGCTTCAAGGTTGTTTGTTCGCGTAGAAAACCCCACTATTTTCTGTCGGAACAGCATGCTGGTGGGGTATGCCAAGACATATGGTGTTGACTGTGCTCTTGAGCTTTTTGATAGCATGCCTGAACGAGATGTTGTTTCATGGAACATGATGGTGTCAGCATTGTCTCAGAGTGGCCGAGTCAGAGAAGCCCTTGATATGGTTGTAGAGATGTACAGCAAAGGTGTACGTCTTGATTCAACAACATACACTAGTTCTCTTACTGCATGCGCCAGATTGTCTTCTTTGGGATGGGGTAAACAACTCCATGCTCAGGTGATTCGGAACCTACCCCGCGTTGATCCATATGTTGCTAGTGCTCTTGTTGAGCTATATGCAAAAAGTGGCTGtttcaaggaagctaagggggTGTTCAACTCTTTACGTGACCGTAACAACGTGGCATGGACAGTTCTGATTTCTGGATTCTTGCAGTATGGGTGTTTTACTGAATCTGTTGAGTTGTTCAACCAGATGAGAGCTGAGTTGATGACACTTGATCAATTTGCACTGGCAACTCTTATAAGTGGCTGCTGCAGCAGGATGGATTTGTGCCTTGGGAGGCAACTGCATTCACTTTGTCTGAGAAGTGGGCAGATCCAAGCTGTCGTGGTCTCCAATTCTCTCATCTCTATGTATGCAAAGTGTGGCAATCTCCAAAGTGCTGAATGTATATTCAGATTTATGAACGAAAGGGACATTGTATCATGGACAAGCATGATTACTGCCTATGCTCAAGTAGGGAACATCACGAAAGCTCGTGAGTTCTTTGATGGCATGTCCACAAAAAATGTCATTACATGGAATGCTATGTTGGGTGCATATATACAACATGGAGCTGAGGAAGATGGCCTCAAGATGTATAGTGCTATGCTATGTGAGAAGGATGTCAGACCTGACTGGGTTACCTATGTCACATTGTTCAAAGGCTGTGCAGATTTAGGTGCAAACAAACTTGGAGATCAGATAATTGGTGGCACTGTAAAGGTTGGTCTCATCTTAGACACATCTGTTGCGAATGCGGTTATTACAATGTATTCCAAGTGCGGAAGGATATTGGAAGCTCGAAAAGTATTTGACTTCCTGAATGTTAAGGATATTGTATCTTGGAATGCCATGGTCACTGGTTATTCACAGCACGGCATGGGAAAGCAAGCCATAGAGATCTTTGATGACTTGCTGAAAAGTGGTGCAAAGCCAGACTACATAAGCTATGTTGCAGTTCTGTCAGGCTGTAGCCACTCCGGACTCGTGCAGGAGGGTAAATCTTATTTTGATATGATGAAGAGGGTCCACAACATATCACCAGGGCTGGAGCATTTCTCATGCATGGTAGATCTACTTGGCCGTGCAGGGCACCTGACAGAAGCCAAGGATCTCATTGATAAGATGCCCATGAAACCAACCGCTGAGGTTTGGGGAGCTCTTCTTAGCGCCTGCAAGATACACGGGAACAACGAGCTCGCTGAACTTGCTGCAAAACACTTGTTTGAGCTGGACTCACCCGATTCTGGGAGCTACATGCTTATGGCCAAGATCTATGCTGATGCCGGGAAATCAGATGATTCTGCGCAAGTGAGGAAGCTGATGAGGGACAAGGGGATCAAGAAGAACCCAGGCTACAGCTGGATGGAGGTTGGCAACAAGGTTCACACTTTTAAAGCAGATGATGTGAGCCATCCACAGGTGATTGCGATCAGGAACAAGCTGGATGAGCTCATGGGGAAGATTGCATCCCTCGGGTACGTGAGGACTGAGTCTCCACGCTCCGAGATTCACCACAGCGAGAAGTTATGTGTGGCATTCGGGCTCATGACCTTGCCTGACTGGATGCCGATCCACATTATGAAGAACCTGCGGATTTGCAGCGACTGCCACACGGTGATCAAATTGATATCATCAGTGACTGACCGGGAATTTGTGATTCGCGATGCCGTGCGATTCCACCACTTCAAAGGTGGTTCCTGCTCTTGCGGGGACTACTGGTGA
- the LOC117864236 gene encoding putative pentatricopeptide repeat-containing protein At3g11460, mitochondrial isoform X2: MVATPWPPPPPPPPAAASHMAITQAFADALRSCGARGALSGARALHGRLVAADIAHPNVITHNVMLNGYAKLGRLSDAVELFDRMPARDVASWNTLMYGYFQSRQHLAALETFVSMHQSGGTSPNAFTFSCAMKSCGALGWHGLALQLLGMVQKFDSQDDTEVAASLVDMFVRCGDVDIASRLFVRVENPTIFCRNSMLVGYAKTYGVDCALELFDSMPERDVVSWNMMVSALSQSGRVREALDMVVEMYSKGVRLDSTTYTSSLTACARLSSLGWGKQLHAQVIRNLPRVDPYVASALVELYAKSGCFKEAKGVFNSLRDRNNVAWTVLISGFLQYGCFTESVELFNQMRAELMTLDQFALATLISGCCSRMDLCLGRQLHSLCLRSGQIQAVVVSNSLISMYAKCGNLQSAECIFRFMNERDIVSWTSMITAYAQVGNITKAREFFDGMSTKNVITWNAMLGAYIQHGAEEDGLKMYSAMLCEKDVRPDWVTYVTLFKGCADLGANKLGDQIIGGTVKVGLILDTSVANAVITMYSKCGRILEARKVFDFLNVKDIVSWNAMVTGYSQHGMGKQAIEIFDDLLKSGAKPDYISYVAVLSGCSHSGLVQEGKSYFDMMKRVHNISPGLEHFSCMVDLLGRAGHLTEAKDLIDKMPMKPTAEVWGALLSACKIHGNNELAELAAKHLFELDSPDSGSYMLMAKIYADAGKSDDSAQVRKLMRDKGIKKNPGYSWMEVGNKVHTFKADDVSHPQVIAIRNKLDELMGKIASLGYVRTESPRSEIHHSEKLCVAFGLMTLPDWMPIHIMKNLRICSDCHTVIKLISSVTDREFVIRDAVRFHHFKGGSCSCGDYW, encoded by the exons ATGGTGGCGACcccatggccgccaccgccgccgcctcctccggcggctGCCTCCCACATGGCGATCACGCAGGCGTTTGCCGACGCGCTGCGCTCGTGCGGTGCGCGCGGCGCGCTGTCCGGCGCCCGCGCGCTGCACGGCCGCCTCGTCGCG GCGGACATCGCCCACCCCAACGTCATCACCCACAACGTCATGCTGAATGGGTACGCCAAGCTCGGCCGTCTGAGCGATGCCGTGGAGCTGTTCGATCGAATGCCCGCCAGAGATGTGGCCTCGTGGAACACGCTCATGTACGGATACTTTCAGAGCCGACAGCACCTGGCTGCTCTGGAAACCTTTGTGTCCATGCACCAAAGTGGGGGTACGTCGCCAAATGCGTTCACATTCAGTTGTGCCATGAAGTCTTGTGGTGCCCTTGGATGGCACGGTTTGGCGCTGCAGCTTCTTGGGATGGTTCAGAAGTTCGATTCCCAGGATGACACTGAGGTAGCAGCTTCTCTTGTCGACATGTTTGTGAGATGCGGAGATGTGGATATAGCTTCAAGGTTGTTTGTTCGCGTAGAAAACCCCACTATTTTCTGTCGGAACAGCATGCTGGTGGGGTATGCCAAGACATATGGTGTTGACTGTGCTCTTGAGCTTTTTGATAGCATGCCTGAACGAGATGTTGTTTCATGGAACATGATGGTGTCAGCATTGTCTCAGAGTGGCCGAGTCAGAGAAGCCCTTGATATGGTTGTAGAGATGTACAGCAAAGGTGTACGTCTTGATTCAACAACATACACTAGTTCTCTTACTGCATGCGCCAGATTGTCTTCTTTGGGATGGGGTAAACAACTCCATGCTCAGGTGATTCGGAACCTACCCCGCGTTGATCCATATGTTGCTAGTGCTCTTGTTGAGCTATATGCAAAAAGTGGCTGtttcaaggaagctaagggggTGTTCAACTCTTTACGTGACCGTAACAACGTGGCATGGACAGTTCTGATTTCTGGATTCTTGCAGTATGGGTGTTTTACTGAATCTGTTGAGTTGTTCAACCAGATGAGAGCTGAGTTGATGACACTTGATCAATTTGCACTGGCAACTCTTATAAGTGGCTGCTGCAGCAGGATGGATTTGTGCCTTGGGAGGCAACTGCATTCACTTTGTCTGAGAAGTGGGCAGATCCAAGCTGTCGTGGTCTCCAATTCTCTCATCTCTATGTATGCAAAGTGTGGCAATCTCCAAAGTGCTGAATGTATATTCAGATTTATGAACGAAAGGGACATTGTATCATGGACAAGCATGATTACTGCCTATGCTCAAGTAGGGAACATCACGAAAGCTCGTGAGTTCTTTGATGGCATGTCCACAAAAAATGTCATTACATGGAATGCTATGTTGGGTGCATATATACAACATGGAGCTGAGGAAGATGGCCTCAAGATGTATAGTGCTATGCTATGTGAGAAGGATGTCAGACCTGACTGGGTTACCTATGTCACATTGTTCAAAGGCTGTGCAGATTTAGGTGCAAACAAACTTGGAGATCAGATAATTGGTGGCACTGTAAAGGTTGGTCTCATCTTAGACACATCTGTTGCGAATGCGGTTATTACAATGTATTCCAAGTGCGGAAGGATATTGGAAGCTCGAAAAGTATTTGACTTCCTGAATGTTAAGGATATTGTATCTTGGAATGCCATGGTCACTGGTTATTCACAGCACGGCATGGGAAAGCAAGCCATAGAGATCTTTGATGACTTGCTGAAAAGTGGTGCAAAGCCAGACTACATAAGCTATGTTGCAGTTCTGTCAGGCTGTAGCCACTCCGGACTCGTGCAGGAGGGTAAATCTTATTTTGATATGATGAAGAGGGTCCACAACATATCACCAGGGCTGGAGCATTTCTCATGCATGGTAGATCTACTTGGCCGTGCAGGGCACCTGACAGAAGCCAAGGATCTCATTGATAAGATGCCCATGAAACCAACCGCTGAGGTTTGGGGAGCTCTTCTTAGCGCCTGCAAGATACACGGGAACAACGAGCTCGCTGAACTTGCTGCAAAACACTTGTTTGAGCTGGACTCACCCGATTCTGGGAGCTACATGCTTATGGCCAAGATCTATGCTGATGCCGGGAAATCAGATGATTCTGCGCAAGTGAGGAAGCTGATGAGGGACAAGGGGATCAAGAAGAACCCAGGCTACAGCTGGATGGAGGTTGGCAACAAGGTTCACACTTTTAAAGCAGATGATGTGAGCCATCCACAGGTGATTGCGATCAGGAACAAGCTGGATGAGCTCATGGGGAAGATTGCATCCCTCGGGTACGTGAGGACTGAGTCTCCACGCTCCGAGATTCACCACAGCGAGAAGTTATGTGTGGCATTCGGGCTCATGACCTTGCCTGACTGGATGCCGATCCACATTATGAAGAACCTGCGGATTTGCAGCGACTGCCACACGGTGATCAAATTGATATCATCAGTGACTGACCGGGAATTTGTGATTCGCGATGCCGTGCGATTCCACCACTTCAAAGGTGGTTCCTGCTCTTGCGGGGACTACTGGTGA
- the LOC117864238 gene encoding uncharacterized protein yields MEGSLEARPGVLLVGAPGVGKRTILSRLLAAEIPDSHDLSSGVLCQGWTIDTKYYSADLSIWTANLGEEFSLGSLPHLDQLAALVMVFDMSDESSLLTLQSWAANVDMQRFEVLLCIGNKADLVPDHGAHVEYRRRMQRLGESSSDPHPEYLDFGINESEGCGLLSVEEPCIEIRNSTSQWCIDQNIEYIEACASNTDFDKCLSVDGDSQGLERLFGALSAHMWPGMILKSGNRITAPSLVEKEESSDDESNYDFEYEVLSHGSDDQWEFVGETSTSRSFERSNEANGTQEHTHQVVNASADSSKPNALPSHAPTETAEENTVTQSNKAGDSDHVDRTTADSADDHQGDAPEANNLFDDEHYGLDDLEKLMSEIGNMRSNLRLMPDFQRREMAAKLAMKMAAMFGDDDEEAFEDL; encoded by the exons ATGGAGGGATCCCTGGAGGCGCGgcccggcgtcctcctcgtcggcgcccCCGGCGTCGGCAAGCGAACCATCCTCTCCC GGCTGCTGGCAGCTGAAATACCTGACTCGCATGACTTATCATCTGGTGTGCTGTGTCAGGG GTGGACAATTGACACAAAGTATTACTCAGCTGATCTTTCCATCTGGACAGCAAATCTTGGTGAAGAATTTTCTCTTGGTTCCCTTCCTCATCTAGATCAGTTGGCAGCTCTTGTTATGGTCTTCGATATGAGTGAT GAATCATCCTTGCTTACTTTGCAAAGTTGGGCTGCCAATGTTGATATGCAGAGGTTTGAGGTCTTGTTGTGCATTGGAAATAAAGCAGATCTTGTACCTGATCATGGTGCACATGTAGAATATAGGAGGCGTATGCAAAGGCTTGGGGAGTCAAGTTCTGATCCACACCCTGAATATTTGGACTTTGGGATAAATGAAAGTGAGGGTTGCGGCTTGTTATCAGTGGAAGAACCATGCATCGAGATCAGAAACTCTACTTCACAGTGGTGTATTGATCAGAACATAGAGTATATCGAGGCCTGTGCTTCCAATACTGACTTTGATAAAT GTCTATCAGTGGATGGTGATAGCCAAGGCTTAGAGCGACTCTTTGGAGCTCTTTCTGCACATATGTGGCCTGGGATGATTCTGAAATCTGGAAACAGAATAACTGCTCCGTCCTTGGTTGAAAAAGAAG AATCTTCGGATGATGAATCCAACTATGATTTTGAGTACGAGGTCCTGTCCCATGGATCTGATGACCAGTGGGAATTCGTCGGTGAGACAAGTACATCCAGAAGCTTTGAGAGATCAAATGAGGCTAATGGTACACAGGAACACACACATCAAGTTGTGAATGCCAGCGCTGATTCTTCAAAACCCAACGCTCTACCGAGTCACGCACCCACAGAAACTGCTGAAGAAAATACTGTAACTCAGAGCAACAAGGCTGGCGATAGTGATCATGTGGATAGGACCACAGCAGATAGTGCCGACGACCATCAAGGTGATGCCCCAGAGGCTAACAACCTGTTTGATGATGAGCATTATGGTCTAGATGACCTGGAGAAGTTAATGTCGGAGATTGGCAACATGAGATCCAACCTAAGGCTCATGCCTGACTTCCAGAGGAGAGAGATGGCTGCAAAGCTAGCCATGAAAATGGCAGCCATgtttggtgatgatgatgaagaggcaTTTGAGGATTTGTAA
- the LOC117864239 gene encoding protein MULTIPLE CHLOROPLAST DIVISION SITE 1, translating to MAPASIAISLPFRLLLPPRPFRGRATWPRAIRATASGDTSGVAGGERKVGALERRVGDLKALVASVPPAVASIQRNIGPNFVAGFCLGIAVLAAVARQVIIRSRERDNRGSVADLVRRGQLKSGQRGTAKLRTYDDPFNNPLVKIDEDASTAQMFGKEYRLAPVRLTKEQQELHQKRRSRAYQWKRPTVFLREGDSLPPHVDPDTVRWIPANHPFAAASSEVDEETAKQNVYQKDGVPSRVKAEHEALQARLEASNDVTKLPSNSSMQHNERPLRLSGKPFGNLQSSEFGSELENQDIEPGKHSCDESLQSNRLEGQ from the exons ATGGCGCCCGCCTCCATAGCCATCTCCCTCCctttccgcctcctcctcccgccccgGCCGTTCCGCGGGAGGGCGACGTGGCCCCGAGCGATTAGGGCTACGGCTTCGGGCGACACGAGCGGCGTTGCGGGCGGGGAGCGGAAGGTGGGGGCTCTGGAGAGGAGGGTGGGAGATCTGAAGGCGCTCGTCGCCTCCGTGCCTCCTGCTGTTGCTTCG ATCCAGAGAAACATTGGTCCGAATTTTGTTGCTGGTTTCTGTCTTGGCATTGCAGTTTTGGCTGCTGTTGCAAGACAAGTCATCATAAGAAGTCGAGAGCGTGACAATAGAGGTTCTGTTGCTGATCTAGTAAGGCGTGGACAGTTAAAATCGGGCCAACGAGGGAC TGCAAAGCTCCGAACATACGATGATCCTTTCAATAATCCATTAGTCAAGATTGATGAGGATGCTTCTACTGCACAAATGTTTGGCAAGGAGTACCGGTTGGCTCCTGTTAGGCTTACGAAAGAACAGCAAGAATTGCATCAGAAAAGGAGATCACGTGCATATCAGTGGAAAAGGCCAACTGTGTTTCTTAGGGAAGGTGATTCCCTGCCACCACATGTTGACCCGGATACAGTTAGATGGATTCCTGCAAACCACCCTTTCGCTGCTGCTTCAAGTGAAGTAGATGAGGAGACAGCCAAACAGAATGTTTATCAAAAAGATGGCGTCCCATCCCGTGTTAAGGCTGAGCATGAAGCTTTGCAGGCAAGGCTAGAGGCTTCAAATGAT GTTACCAAACTCCCTTCAAATTCGAGTATGCAGCATAATGAGAGACCACTGAGGTTATCTGGCAAACCATTTGGGAATCTTCAGAGCTCAGAGTTTGGCTCAGAGCTAGAGAACCAAGATATCGAGCCTGGTAAACATAGCTGTGATGAAAGTTTACAGTCAAACAGGCTGGAAGGGCAATAA